The nucleotide window TTAAAAAATTAGTCGTTGGAACAAAATCAGCATCAAAAACAGCGATTAATTCTCCAGAAGTTTTAGTCAGTGCATGATTTAAATTACCGGCTTTAGCGTGTTTGTTATCAGGACGAGTCATATATTCACACCCTAATTCTTCTGCTAGTTTTTTCACTTCTGTCCGTTGGCTATCATCTAAAAGATAAACTTTTTTGCGAAAATAATCTATAGCTTGACAGCCTATTACTGTTCGTTTTAATATATGTAATGATTCATTATAAGTAGGAATAAAAATATCAACTGAAGGGGTATATTTTCCCTCGATAACCGCAATAGACATGGCCGATGCTTCTCGGTGTCTGGGTTTAATTTTTAGCTGGAAGCAAATCTTGAAAGTGTAGCTGAGGATGAGAATTAATTCCATCAAAAATAACCCTAAGCTAAAAACGCTATTTAAAGGATTATTTAGATTAAGAGTAAAAAATCCTCGCCAAACAAGATAACGACAGATTAAAAACACTAACAAAGAAACGATAACCAGTCGTGACCAAGGTTTTTGCTGAGGGGATAAATACAGGGTCACTTGAACTATTATTATCCCAATAATCGCCGGAAACCAGACATAATAGGACTTGATTCCCTCGAAAATTTTTGACCAATAATGATGGCTAATATTTGAGTTTCCTAAACTCCATTCTATAATCAAACTAACCAAAAATCCAAGAATGGCCAATCGGATAAAGGTAGCGGTGTTAAATTTAGAGTGGGTGGAATAAGGGAACAGCTTTTTACTTAACTCTTGAATGGGTTTGAGGGTTTGCATAGTCAATTCAGGTAAGACAGATTAAAATAAATAATCCCTAACTATATTTTGCCATGTTGATTTTTAAAAAACTGCTCATTTTTAGCTTTTTTTTAAAAAATTGATTTATTAACATAAATTTCAAAAAATGGCTAAAACTCTTATATGGTACATTTGTTTGATTAAGAAACTTCTTACAATAAGGTCAATTCTAAGATGGTTATTATCCCTCAAACTCTAAAAATAGTGATTGTTTTCTTTTGGCTGATAAATAATCATTGACATTTATCTATATTTTTAGTAAACCATCTAAAAGTTAATTTTTGGTGAGAAATAACTGAAAAATCCTTAAGCTGTTAAATTTTTCAAGTTACTGTTTATTTTTCTTGACCACAATAGAGCCTGCTATTATATCATGTAATGCGCGTTTTTTCGGTGTCCATCCGGCTAACATAAACCCTATATATAAAGGTAAGCCTGATAAAAGTTTTCCCCAATATCTTTTGTTCGCTTCGGGTAAATTCAACGATTGATTTTGTAAATTACTAACCCTCAATCCTAAAAATCGTTTACCCAAAGTTCCTTTAAATAGGGATTCTAAAAAGACAAAATATAACCATTTTATCAAAGCCCCAAAAATCACCGGGATAAGCCATAATAAATGTTCACGAAATAACCCTATAATTTTATCAGGGATATCATTAGCAAATATTAAAGACAAAAAATAGGTCAAAAAGTCAGAGTTAAATAGAAAAACATCTAATCCTAAAATTATTAAAATCAATCCAATCACAGTTGTCCCTAAAAGACTTAAGACTGAGGATAAAAGAATTAAATCTATTCCGCTTATCTCAATTCCCCATCGAGCTAAGTAACCCATTTTTTCAAGATTATAACTTATATATCCTCCTAAAAAACCAGCTAAAACCATGACAATAATTTCATCGATTATGGCTGCTTTAAGTCTTTCCCAAAATCCTCCATATTTAACCATAGTTCCTGACGGAGGAGTGAGAGAGATTATTTTCTGTGTCGGCTGATTCAGGGTTTGATTTTGGGTTAGGGTTTGAGGCGATGGAGAAGTAGGAGACTGTAATATCTCTTGTTTAAGGTGGGAAAGTTGCTCAAAAATAATCGTCGTATCAGCCGGACGATTGACCACTTTATCCGCCATTAATGTATCGATAAAGTTAGCCAATTTTTCATGAATCTGAGGAGCAAATCCATGCCAATTTAACTCATTTTTATGATAATCATAAATCGCCGAATCATTCGGTTCTTTTCCCGTCAATAAATAGACAAATGTTCGTCCCAACGCATAAAAATCCGATTGAGGAACAGCATAACCCCTCTCTTGTTCTGGGGGAGCATAACCCGGAGTATAAATTCCTGTATTTTGTCCGCCAACTAATATAGTCCTTGTGACTTGACGCACTGCTCCAAAATCAATTAACGTTAATTGTCCATCGGGTTTTAAAATAATATTAGAGGGCTTAATATCTCGATGAAAAAATTGACGACGATGAACTTCGTTGAGAATATTAACTAACTGAAATAACCATTCTAAAGCTAAATCTTGTTTAATCGGCGCAAACTCATGTTGTCTTTGGTATTCTTCTAAATCCATTCCCTCAATTTTTTCCATCACCAGACAATGTAAGGGGGTTTCACTATTGCGAGAAAAATAAATAAAATATCCTTCTCCTTTAGGAATACCCGGATGGTTGAGTTTGCTTAAAACTTCAGCCTCTTGCTTAAATAAATCAACCGCGTGGGGATGAGGATTAATTAAAACTTTTAAGACTTTTGGGGTGTCCTTATCCATGACCTCATAAGTATAGCCAAATCCTCCCTTATTGCTGAGTAACCTTGTCACCCGATAACGTCCTATCAGCAATAATTCTGAGCCACAGGCTTGACAAAATTTGTTAATATCTGGATTTTCAGGCTTTGAACATCCAGGGTTGATACAGAGGCTCATAGATTTTCGTTCTGTTGTTGTTTTATTGTAACAATGAACGATGAACTATTTTCCGGATCGGATAAAGATATAATTTATCTAAATTTTCAAAGTATCTCCCTAAAATTGAGTGGGCGGCACAAGCGATGCGAATTTTGTTAGTCGATGATGAAGTAGAATTAACTGAACCCTTACGTCAAGTTTTATCGAAAGAAGGGTATACTATCGATGTCGCTGATAATGGAAAGACCGGACTCCAGTTAGCCTTAAATCATGGCTATGATTTACTGATTCTCGATTGGATGCTCCCTTACCTGTCAGGGTTAGAAATTTGTCAACAGTTGCGCTCCCAAGGAAAAACCACGCCGGTTTTATTTCTGACAGCTAAGGATACCCTAGATGACCGGGTGATGGGGTTAGATGTGGGAGCAGATGATTATTTAATTAAACCGTTTCAATTACGGGAATTATTGGCGCGAGTGCGAGCTTTATTGAGACGTTCCCCGACTTTTGAGGCAAATATCAGCCAAGAACGCCTTAAAGCTGCGGATTTAGAACTTGATCCTGAAAATCAAATGGCTTATCGTCACGGCAGAGGAATTAGTTTATCGGAAAAAGAAGTCATGTTATTGTCTTATTTTATGCTTCATCCGGGTCAACTTTTAACCCATGAGCAAATTTATCAACACCTATGGACGGAAAAAGAGCAACCCAATAGTAATGTGTTAGCCGCTCTCGTTCGACTCCTACGCCGCAAAATAGAAGCAGATGGGGAACTTCCTCTGATTCATACGGTTTATGGTAAGGGCTATCGCTTTGGGGAATGAGTTTACCTATCTCTTAAACTTTAAGATTTGATTAAGACAGCCCCTTCATGAAATAAATCTTTACATAAACCTAGACAAATTTAATAAACTGTAATAAGATAAATAAAATAGGCCAAAATCTATAGTTTTGTATACAACACAAAGGGGGTGAAATCGTGTTGAAAGAAGGAAATCGTCCTAACCCCGTAGTGGTTGATCTGACCGACAATATCTTACTCCATACTGATATTGCTGTCGAGAACCACGCCGCCCTGCGTTCCGGATTTGCCGGCTATCCAGCTAACCCACGTTGGAACGTCAGTAAATTCCACGCATGGAAAACGGGACGACAATTGCGAGAAGCGTTAGCACAGGGTCAAATGGTTGTACGTTCAACCGACTCGATGCTTATCCCAATCAGTCTCGCCCAAGAAAAACCACCAGAAAAACCAAAACCAAATCCTGTATGGTCTCAAATTCCCAGTTGGATGAAACACATCCGCAAGTCTTACCAAACCACATAGACTGATAAGGGGCGGCAATGTCTATCAACGGATAAACCGCTCCTTAAACCGTTCTTCAAGACTTACTTACATCTACCGTAGTAGATTTGATGCTGATTCCTGCTTCATCCTGGGAAGGACGGCCTTTACCCAGTCCACAGACTGACACGGTGGAACTCACCGCCTTAGCTAGATTTAAACTTGCATTTAAATCACGCTCAAGAGAAAGACCGCATTCACAATTAAAAACTCTGTCAGACAAAGATAAACTATCCTTAATTACGCCACAATTAGAGCAAGTTTTAGAAGAAGGAAACCATCTATCAATGATGATTAGTTCACTACGATAAAGCTGGCATTTATACTCTAGCTGTCTTCTAAATTCGTAAAAACCCATATCGGCAATAACCTTGGCTAGTTTGTGATTAGCTAACATTCCTGATACGTTCAAATCCTCAATTCCAATCCGACGGTGGTTCTTAGCCAGATAGGTCGTGATTTTATGTAATGTATCTTTCCGTAGATCAGCTATTTTTTTGTGCAGCCTAGCTATCTTGATTTGTGCTTTTTCCCAGTTAGCCGATTTGATGACTTTATGACGATTAAGCCATTGAAGACGAGCTAATTTCTTCTCAAGCTTTCTATAAGATTTAGCTCCTTCAAAAACTTCGCCGGTTGAAAGTGTGGCCAGGTTTAAGACTCCTAGATCTACTCCAACAACTTCTACGGATTTAGGAGTTGGAATAGATTCTACATCAATCTTAAAACTGATAAACCAACTATTAGCTTGGCGGCTGATAGTAACCGATTTTCCTCTAACTCCTTGAGGTAATCTTTCATAAGTTTTAAGCCATCCTATAACAGGTACTTTGACGCGAAAATGTTCAACCTTTATCGAACCATCTAAAGTAAACTTGTCTTTTTTCCCTTTCTTTTTGAACCTAGGAGCATCCGCCACCTTATTAAAACATCTTCCCCAAGCATCCCTTAATGCTCTTAAAGCATATTGGGGAGCGCATTTAGATACTTCATAATACCAAGGATTATTAGGTTTAACTAAAGCTACTAACCACTTATGTAAATCAATAGCTGTAGGAAATTTAATTTTTTCAGTTGGGTTGTTTCGGTTATGTAAGAGTATTTGCTTAGTTAGACCCAATCCCCAATTATAAGCATGACGGGCTACACCAGCGTGTTTTAAAAGCAGTGTTCTTTGCTTATTGTTTAATTTAAGTTCAGTCCTAAATCCTAGTAGCAACTTCTCTAAGCTCCTCAACAATCTTTTTGTTTTTATGGCTTCTCGACCCATAAAGCCTGGCAGAAAATACGGTTATTATTTCTAATACATCAGAAGCTAAATCTTCCTCAAAACTAGAATCTTCTATTCTATTTATAATAACAACTTCTTTGCCAAAATGTTCACATAAGCTAAAAATTAATTCGCTTCCCAATCTAAGGAGACGCTCTTTGTGAGTTAAAACTAATCCCTCAACTTTGCTATCAACAATTAAACGAATTAAACGTTTTAATCCTTTTTTGCTATAGTTTAGTCAGCAGCCCAAGTCTTCAATGATTTCATACTGCCAACCATTTTGGGCGCAGAATAACTCGACTACTTCCCTTTGTCGTTCTCAGTCTTTCTTTTGGTCATGACTTGATACTCTACAGTAGCCAATCGTGTAAGAAAGTTCAGATTTGACCCCCAGAAGTTGGGATAAATCATAGCGTCTGTGCCCACTAGCTGTCCTTTCAGGGGTTATTTTGCCTTCTGACTCCCATCGCCTCAGAGTAGAAGGGCTAACACCTTTAAGTTTTGCTGCCTCAGAAATTGATAACTTACTCATATTTTAACTATAGCAGAAAGTTTAGCTAAGTATGAGCAAGTTTAGTTAAATATTTTTTAACTGTTCTTAGCCCCTCAAAAACTCTTCACTCAGAAGCATTATTCTTATCTTTTTTATCCCGTTCCCCATCTCGCCTCATTAAATAATCGATGACTCGTTCTAGCCGGTCTACTGCGGCTTTAGTGGTGTTAATCTGTTCTTGTAAGTTTTCAAAAATTCTGGTCATTTGCATCTGTGAGTCGGCTAATTGTCGAATAGAATTAGCTAAATTGACTTGGTTTTCTGTCATCAAGGACTGTGCTTCAATCATTTTTTCTTGTTGTAACCCCATGCGCTCAACCAGAGAGAGCATCTTTTGTTGAGAAAGGGCTAAATTTTCTTGATGCTCAACCACTCGAATCACTTTATTCGATAAATCATCTACCGTTTGAGCAGATTGTAAAGCGGCATCGGCGATATGATCGACTCTTTTCGCTAATTGATTGAGGGTTTGATCTGTCCAGTGTTCAATAGACATAATAGATAATGGATAATGGATAATTGATAATGGATAATTGATAATTGCCTTTCCCAATTATGAAAGAAGATTGCACAAAAAGGCTTTAAACTCAATTAATTGTCAATTGTCAATTAACCATTATCTATGAGTAATTAGGTAGCGATCGCCTATTACCGAATTACCACTTTATCTTACACTAACCTAAACTGAGATAACATTTCGTTGTTTTAATTCGGGGGTAAAAGGTTCACCGGGTTTTAACTGGAGAACTTGGGTAGACAGATTATTTTGGGTTAACAACTGACGAAACGCTTCTATCGTGCCTTCCGGTTGCAAAATCGAGGTTAACACCCCTTCAAAATCCGTATCATTGCCGGCGGCTGATTGTAAGATGTATTGAGGTTGCACCCATTGACAGAGTTCTAAGGCTTTTTTTTGTCCTTTGAGAAAAGGGATTAATCCGAGAAACGTTATCCCCACCACTGGGGTAAGAAGCACATCTATCGGCGCATCTTGTTTGATAGAGGGGGAATGATAGCCATGAGGTTCATAATATAAATTTTGACCCGTTTCTAGGTCTTTTAAGATATATCCATTTTCGACTAATTGAGGGCCAATAGGAGAACCCGGAACCGCTTTAATTTGTAACCGATTAGCAAAGGTATAGGTTTGATGATGAGCTAAAGAGGTAATCTGAGTATAACCCAACCCTTTAACCACTTTTTCGGCATTAGGAGAAGCGACAACGGGAATATTGCGGTCTAATATTTTTAAAGTTTCGGGGTGGGCGTGGTCTTCTAACCCTTGGGAGAGTAAAATTAAATCAATGTTTTCGGGAATCGGGAAATTCGTTTTTTTCGTGCCTTTAATTAACCAAGATAGATTCCCAAAGATTAAGTCACCGACTAACCAAGGGTCTAGTAATATTCGTTTGCCGGCCATTTCAATCAGCCAAGAGTTGCTATCGTACCAAGTTAACTGCATATATCTTTTTTCTGTAACATCTATTTCTATCTTAGGGAGTGTTACATAAGTTAACAATAATCCGCTCCTCGTTGGCCTTGGGAGGGGCATCCCTTGACTTTTTTGATTGCCCCTCAAATATTAACTCTTAAAGGATAGATCTTAAGCGCACCTGTCACGGCTCGATCGACCACCGTTAATAAAATGTTGAGTTCGTGCCCAGACTTTCTCGCCAACTTCTCGGCCTAAAGTCCTGCCGTTAAGATCTCCTTGTTCAAAATGAATACCTCCGTATAAGCGAGAAATTCCCGCTTCATCAGCCGCGTCAGTAAAAGTATCCCAATGTAAATGAACCGGATCGGCAAAAGAGCCGGGGAAAAATCGAGAATCCTCAATGGTGACTCCTTGACCAAACCAGTCGCTTCGGGTAAACCGCTTGAGAATTTCAGCCCCCGCCGCACTAAAGGCGCTATGACCGGAAGTATATTCAGGAAACGGAGGAGACGGGTTTGCCCCTGGGGTTTGATAGGTGGTGAAATCAATGGCTTGAGGATCGATCAGTTCTAGTTCAGCTAATTCTCGGATAGCTCTGACCGGGCGAGTGTAGTCATAGTGTATTTTCGCTTCCCAAGTGGCAATTCCTGCATCAAAAACCGCATTACCCAAGGCAAAAAACAGTTTAACATCCTCATCTAAACTATGATTGTCTCGATGAGAAACATCTAAGCCAAATTGCATCCAATGACCCGGAGGAAAAGCTGTTCCACCTGGATCTTCCCAAAATTCAGCAATCGCTTTTTGCTTATCCGTTAAATTCTGATTAATCTCTACTAAGTCTTCCGCTTGAGCGATAAAGTCCGGATTAATATCTACTCCGATCAGATCAGGAGTAATGCGTACTGTTGTCCCATCCCGACGAGTAATCGTTTCCTCTTCTAAATCAGCAGTGGCTAGGGGGTCTAATAAAAACGATTCTGGGGCAGGAGGACGGAATTGATTTCCCTCTCTCAGAGCAAAGGGAGTCACTTGACCCCAATGGGGAGTCAGACAGTTTTGTATCGGTGCGTTTAAATCATCGATAGGAATGTGTTCTGGAGTCCATCGGGTGATGTCTCTTACCTCATCAGGAGAGTTCACCGGTGTGTATCCACTGGTATCAGCATATCCCTCTAATTGATTAGACCCATCTTGTCGACGAAACTCCATCAGGTTTCGCGCCATAATATTGCCAATACCGGCTGCACAAGTTGGGTTGTTAGATAAATCGCCCGGATTGTAGCCTTGACGATTCATTAAACCATCAAACGCATTTCGATCAGCCTCGGAGGGAAAAAGTTCTGAAAGGACTCGATAGGCGGCAAAACTGATCGCCTTTTTTTTGTTTTTTAGCGTGTTTTCTCTTTCGGGGCGCTGTAAGCGATCTCCTAACGTTGTACTGATGGGAGTTTTTTCATAGGCTGACCAAGCATCATACATGGCCGTTCCCAAAATTCCGTAAGCCCGGGAAGCAACCGTTGGCCCTGTGGTGCTGGGATTTCTAACAACAGCATTCATAAGTTCCTCAACCCAGGCTCCGGCAAGAGTTTCAGCCTGAGAGCGATAGGTGGATAAAACGCCGGAGGCTGTGGGCGTATTCCATACCTCTACATAGTTTGTATTTCCTGGGGGACAAAAAGCCTCAACATATTCAGATGTCATTTCCATAAATTATTTAAGTAACAATTATTTTTTCAATTATTTTTTCAATCTCTTTAGAACTCTACCAAACTCATCGGGGTTTTAATCTCTTACTTGTGATATAAAATAATTCAATATTTTTTAATAAAATACAAGGTTGAATTGGCAACCATTTCAAGATTTTAATTAAAAAATATTAATCAAAAATTTAACAAAAATTTAGTTCTATTGAGAAGCACGTCACAAAATAATTAAATGAATGTCATTGTCATTAAAAAATAGAAATTTATGCCTGAATTCCTTATGTTTTAATAAATCAAAAGGTATATTTTCAAGAAAGTCAAGGGATTTTCAAGTCACAAATTAATAATCACTGTTACAAAAATTTAGATCTTTTAAAGAATTCAGGAAGGGTTTAGACTTTTATCTATAGTTTATAAGAAGTGAATTTAATATTGACTATAATTGGGATAAATGAATTGATGACAAGAAAGTTTTAACTGTACTCCTTGGCCTAAAATTGATTAATCTTTTATCTTGTAGAGGGCGAGGAAAACTCTATATTAATTAATTGAAGCGATTGTTCTATCTGCGCTGGAGATGACACTAAAGTTCATAAATGATACAGTTGTAGTCATTAATTTAATTGAGTCATGAGTTATACTGCAATTAATTAGGTTTTCTGTCAATAAATACTTAAACCCATGCCTAAAGTAGAAGAAATAGCCAATTACGCCCAAACGAGCGCTCAAAATATAGGAATTAAAAAATTTGATATCTATGGTTCATCAGTGGATGATACCAGTGTAGAAGTTTTTCAAGGAGAACCGAAACAAGTAGAAGCCTCTAACCGTTCTACTGTGATTGTACGGGTTTGGAATCAGGATAATTTAGTCGGTGTCACCACAACCACTGATGTTGACTCTCTAGGCATTGAATTAGCCCTTAAAACCGCCTATGAAGCCAGTCATTTTGGGGTTAAGGATAATATACCCGATTTTAGCCCCGAAGCTAAAGCCAAAACCCCAGAGATTAAAAGTGAACCCGTTTCCCCCGCGCCGGCAGCTACTCTGATTGAGAAATTAATTAGTGCCGAAAAAACCTTAATGGATGCTCATCCGGCTATTGTAGCAGTGCCCTATAATGGAATGTCTCAACAGGATGTGAATCGCTTTTATCTTAATAGTGAAGGAGCATTACGTCAGGAATCTCGCTCCTATGCTTCCATCTATTTATATACCAAAACCGAACAAGAAGGCAAAAAACCCCGCAGCGCTGGTTCTTATAAAGTGAGTCAGTCTTTAGACGGCTTAGATATTGACGGTTGTCTTAAAGAAGCAACAGAAAAAACTCTCAGCCATTTAGATTATAAACCCATTAAAAGCGGACAATATCAAGTCGTCTTTTCTCCTAGAGCTTTTTTAAGTTTATTGGGTGCTTTTTCTAACCTCTACAATGCTCAAAATATTCTCGATAAACAAAGCCTTTCAACCCCTGATTCTTTGGGAAAACAAATTGCTTCATCTGGTTTATCGGTGTATGATGATGCCCTTCATCCGGGTAATGTATCTGCTGAAACTTTTGATGGGGAAGGGACTCCTACCCGTCGAGTTCCTATTATTGAAAAAGGGATTCTCACCGGGTTTCTTCATAGCACCGGGACAGCAAAACGGATGAACGCTCAACCGACCGGAAACGCAAATTTAGGGGCAAAAGTGACGGTTAGTCCCAATTATTATCATGTTGTTGGGGAAGAAACTTCAGGAGAGAGTTACAGTTTAGAAACAGTAGAAAATGTCGTTTATATTGATAATCTTCAAGCGCTTCATGCGGGAGTAAATGCTTTACAGGGTTCTTTTTCTTTGCCCTTTGATGGTTGGTTAGTCAATCATGGGGAATTAACCAGTATTGACTCGGCGACTGTGGCGGGAGATTTTCTTAAAGTATTACAATCGATTATTTTTGTGGAGTCTGAAGCAGAAATTACTCCTAGGGGGGTTTGTCCGCGAGTTTGGATAGATAAACTCTCTATTACTGGGGAATAAAGCAATAAACCTTCAAGTAGAGACGTTGCATGCAACGTCTCTACACCCTTCCGGTTCCTCAATCAATAATTTAAGTGCGTAACAGTTTATTTCTGCGGCTACCTACTCCCCACCTTCCCCACCCCTCAATTTACCCTCTAAAGGAGGATGTTTCTGTTCGATAACCGATTAAACTCAAACCAAAGAACTTAAATTTGTGATTTTTTAAATCTCGCCAAAATCATGAAAGCTAACCTCGAACAGCAACAAAATCCTCGTCCTTTAATTGTAGCCGGACTTTTCCTGGGTTTAGGACAAGGGGGATTTTTTGATGGCATCGTCTTTCATCAAATCCTACAATGGCATCATATGTTTAGCAATATCGAGAGTAGTAAAACGATTATTGGTTTAGAAATAAATACGTTAGGAGACGGTTTATTTCATGTCCTAGACTGGTTATTCACTATAATCGGAATTATCTGTTTATGGCGTGCCGGGAATCGGGAAGATGTCCCTTGGTCAACCGGAATTTTACTCGGTTCTGTTATGATGGGAGCGGGATTATTTAATGTTGTTGAAGGAATTTTAGATCATCATATCTTTAATCTTCATCATGTTAAACCGGGTACTCATCAACTCGCTTGGGATATCGGTTTTATTGCTGTTGGAGTATTATTTATTCTTCTAGGTTGGTGGGTCATCCAAAAATTTTCTCATCTAGAAACAACTTCAAAGTAATCGATCCACTTAAACTTGAGTTTCTCCTCGACTAAAAAGATTAGCTCTTTTTTTACATTTTTATGTATATTAGCGCACTTTTAAAAACAAATAAATATATCTAAATAATTAGAAAAACTTTTACCTATTCCTTCTAGATTATAATTTTTAAAATAGAGTTAACCCTTTAGAAAGAGGTACTGTCAAATTAATTTACAGTAACTTTGGGACAGTAGCTAAATAGATAAACCTTAAACCAATAATTGTTTAATTCATTCAAGAAATCAAATTTAATTGTTTTTATTTATGAGCTTTGAGCGATTAAATTAAAAAGATGCGTTGGGAACGCATCCTACAATTTATATTTATGAAAATAACAACAGGATATGGCAATGGAAGAAGTAACTAACTTACCCCAAAAACAAACTCAAGGTATTAATCATGAGGCTAGTGATACTGAGCGCTGGGCATCAATTATTGGAGGCAGTGCCCTAGTTTTATTAGGCTTACCCCAACGCTCCCTAAGAGGGGCATTAATGGCCTTAGCTGGAGGAGGGTTAGTTTACCAAGCAATTAATAAAAATAGTACCCTTCAACAAGCTCAAGAAACGATTGAAAATACATTAGGAGTCGGTCAAACTATTAGAGTTGAAAAAACCGTTACTATCAATAAATCAGCCGAAGACTTATATAAATTTTGGCGCAATTTTGAAAACTTACCCAGGTTTATGAAACATCTTCAATCAGTCACCGTTTATGATGAGCAACGCTCCCATTGGGTGACTAAAGCTCCCTTAGAAAATACCGTTGAATGGGACGCTCAAATTATTAAAGATGAACCGAATCAATTAATCGCTTGGGCATCCGTTGGGGACGCTCAAATCGATCATTCTGGGTTTGTTCGTTTCCGTCCGGCAACAGGCGATCGCGGAACAGAGGTTAAAATTGTCATTGAGTATAACCCCCCAGGTGGTATTATTGGGCAAACGATCACTAAGCTATTTGGGGAAGCGCCAGAACAACAAATCGGCGATGAATTAAATCGTTTCAAGCAATTAATGGAAGCCGGCGAAATTGCCACGACAGAAGGTCAACCCAAAGGATCTTGACAAAGAGTCATTTATTTATGATTGAATAATCAATTAAGTTTAAAAATTTTTAGAGGTAAAAATGGCTCTACTGTCAAAAATTAACTTCCGTCGGATTATAACGATTTTCTTGCTCCAACTCAGTTTGATTTTAGGGATAAATTTTGGTTTAGGAAATAATC belongs to Gloeothece citriformis PCC 7424 and includes:
- a CDS encoding RNA-guided endonuclease InsQ/TnpB family protein, whose translation is MLLGFRTELKLNNKQRTLLLKHAGVARHAYNWGLGLTKQILLHNRNNPTEKIKFPTAIDLHKWLVALVKPNNPWYYEVSKCAPQYALRALRDAWGRCFNKVADAPRFKKKGKKDKFTLDGSIKVEHFRVKVPVIGWLKTYERLPQGVRGKSVTISRQANSWFISFKIDVESIPTPKSVEVVGVDLGVLNLATLSTGEVFEGAKSYRKLEKKLARLQWLNRHKVIKSANWEKAQIKIARLHKKIADLRKDTLHKITTYLAKNHRRIGIEDLNVSGMLANHKLAKVIADMGFYEFRRQLEYKCQLYRSELIIIDRWFPSSKTCSNCGVIKDSLSLSDRVFNCECGLSLERDLNASLNLAKAVSSTVSVCGLGKGRPSQDEAGISIKSTTVDVSKS
- a CDS encoding vanadium-dependent haloperoxidase; the protein is MEMTSEYVEAFCPPGNTNYVEVWNTPTASGVLSTYRSQAETLAGAWVEELMNAVVRNPSTTGPTVASRAYGILGTAMYDAWSAYEKTPISTTLGDRLQRPERENTLKNKKKAISFAAYRVLSELFPSEADRNAFDGLMNRQGYNPGDLSNNPTCAAGIGNIMARNLMEFRRQDGSNQLEGYADTSGYTPVNSPDEVRDITRWTPEHIPIDDLNAPIQNCLTPHWGQVTPFALREGNQFRPPAPESFLLDPLATADLEEETITRRDGTTVRITPDLIGVDINPDFIAQAEDLVEINQNLTDKQKAIAEFWEDPGGTAFPPGHWMQFGLDVSHRDNHSLDEDVKLFFALGNAVFDAGIATWEAKIHYDYTRPVRAIRELAELELIDPQAIDFTTYQTPGANPSPPFPEYTSGHSAFSAAGAEILKRFTRSDWFGQGVTIEDSRFFPGSFADPVHLHWDTFTDAADEAGISRLYGGIHFEQGDLNGRTLGREVGEKVWARTQHFINGGRSSRDRCA
- a CDS encoding DUF2243 domain-containing protein, which encodes MKANLEQQQNPRPLIVAGLFLGLGQGGFFDGIVFHQILQWHHMFSNIESSKTIIGLEINTLGDGLFHVLDWLFTIIGIICLWRAGNREDVPWSTGILLGSVMMGAGLFNVVEGILDHHIFNLHHVKPGTHQLAWDIGFIAVGVLFILLGWWVIQKFSHLETTSK
- a CDS encoding MBL fold metallo-hydrolase, which produces MQLTWYDSNSWLIEMAGKRILLDPWLVGDLIFGNLSWLIKGTKKTNFPIPENIDLILLSQGLEDHAHPETLKILDRNIPVVASPNAEKVVKGLGYTQITSLAHHQTYTFANRLQIKAVPGSPIGPQLVENGYILKDLETGQNLYYEPHGYHSPSIKQDAPIDVLLTPVVGITFLGLIPFLKGQKKALELCQWVQPQYILQSAAGNDTDFEGVLTSILQPEGTIEAFRQLLTQNNLSTQVLQLKPGEPFTPELKQRNVISV
- a CDS encoding protein kinase domain-containing protein: MSLCINPGCSKPENPDINKFCQACGSELLLIGRYRVTRLLSNKGGFGYTYEVMDKDTPKVLKVLINPHPHAVDLFKQEAEVLSKLNHPGIPKGEGYFIYFSRNSETPLHCLVMEKIEGMDLEEYQRQHEFAPIKQDLALEWLFQLVNILNEVHRRQFFHRDIKPSNIILKPDGQLTLIDFGAVRQVTRTILVGGQNTGIYTPGYAPPEQERGYAVPQSDFYALGRTFVYLLTGKEPNDSAIYDYHKNELNWHGFAPQIHEKLANFIDTLMADKVVNRPADTTIIFEQLSHLKQEILQSPTSPSPQTLTQNQTLNQPTQKIISLTPPSGTMVKYGGFWERLKAAIIDEIIVMVLAGFLGGYISYNLEKMGYLARWGIEISGIDLILLSSVLSLLGTTVIGLILIILGLDVFLFNSDFLTYFLSLIFANDIPDKIIGLFREHLLWLIPVIFGALIKWLYFVFLESLFKGTLGKRFLGLRVSNLQNQSLNLPEANKRYWGKLLSGLPLYIGFMLAGWTPKKRALHDIIAGSIVVKKNKQ
- a CDS encoding TldD/PmbA family protein, with the translated sequence MPKVEEIANYAQTSAQNIGIKKFDIYGSSVDDTSVEVFQGEPKQVEASNRSTVIVRVWNQDNLVGVTTTTDVDSLGIELALKTAYEASHFGVKDNIPDFSPEAKAKTPEIKSEPVSPAPAATLIEKLISAEKTLMDAHPAIVAVPYNGMSQQDVNRFYLNSEGALRQESRSYASIYLYTKTEQEGKKPRSAGSYKVSQSLDGLDIDGCLKEATEKTLSHLDYKPIKSGQYQVVFSPRAFLSLLGAFSNLYNAQNILDKQSLSTPDSLGKQIASSGLSVYDDALHPGNVSAETFDGEGTPTRRVPIIEKGILTGFLHSTGTAKRMNAQPTGNANLGAKVTVSPNYYHVVGEETSGESYSLETVENVVYIDNLQALHAGVNALQGSFSLPFDGWLVNHGELTSIDSATVAGDFLKVLQSIIFVESEAEITPRGVCPRVWIDKLSITGE
- the rppA gene encoding two-component system response regulator RppA; this translates as MRILLVDDEVELTEPLRQVLSKEGYTIDVADNGKTGLQLALNHGYDLLILDWMLPYLSGLEICQQLRSQGKTTPVLFLTAKDTLDDRVMGLDVGADDYLIKPFQLRELLARVRALLRRSPTFEANISQERLKAADLELDPENQMAYRHGRGISLSEKEVMLLSYFMLHPGQLLTHEQIYQHLWTEKEQPNSNVLAALVRLLRRKIEADGELPLIHTVYGKGYRFGE